One genomic segment of Bombus affinis isolate iyBomAffi1 unplaced genomic scaffold, iyBomAffi1.2 ctg00000202.1, whole genome shotgun sequence includes these proteins:
- the LOC126927706 gene encoding omega-amidase NIT2-like isoform X4 — protein MYYYLKYFPKYAESIPDGETSVALSMAARENSIYVVGGTIPEIEGDKLYNTCTIWGPDGTLIGKHRKVHLFDIDIPNKITFRESDSLSPGNSLTMFDVKGWKIGIGICYDIIFEEMARIYRNKGCQMLIYPAAFNMTTGPLHWSLLQRSRTNDNQLYVACISPARVPSASYVAWGHTQSTNPWGKILYDLETQENMVVTDIARGFP, from the exons atgtactattatctaa aatactttccaaaatacgccgagagtattcctgatggtgaaacgagcgttgctttatcgatgGCAGCTAgagaaaacagcatttatgtagttggtggtacgatacctgaaatagagggcgataaattgtacaatacctgtactatttggggtcccgatggaactttgataggaaaacaccggaag gtacatctattcgacatcgacattcccaacaagattacttttcgagagagtgattcactcagtcctggtaattccctaacaatgtttgatgtgaagggctggaaaataggtattggcatttgctatgatatcatattcgaggaaatggcacgcatttatcggaacaaag gttgccaaatgctgatatatccggcggcattcaatatgaccactggaccactgcactggtcattacttcagcgttccagaacgaatgacaatcaattatacgtcgcctgtatatcaccggctcgtgttccttcagcaagttatgtcgcatggggacatacacagtcgacaaatccctgggggaaaatcctttacgatttggaaactcaggaaaatatggtggtcaccgatatcg ccagaggttttccctga
- the LOC126927706 gene encoding omega-amidase NIT2-like isoform X1 yields the protein MYYYLKYFPKYAESIPDGETSVALSMAARENSIYVVGGTIPEIEGDKLYNTCTIWGPDGTLIGKHRKVHLFDIDIPNKITFRESDSLSPGNSLTMFDVKGWKIGIGICYDIIFEEMARIYRNKGCQMLIYPAAFNMTTGPLHWSLLQRSRTNDNQLYVACISPARVPSASYVAWGHTQSTNPWGKILYDLETQENMVVTDIDLKVVEEVRAQIPFLKDTFSQRRTDLYDTVYKKE from the exons atgtactattatctaa aatactttccaaaatacgccgagagtattcctgatggtgaaacgagcgttgctttatcgatgGCAGCTAgagaaaacagcatttatgtagttggtggtacgatacctgaaatagagggcgataaattgtacaatacctgtactatttggggtcccgatggaactttgataggaaaacaccggaag gtacatctattcgacatcgacattcccaacaagattacttttcgagagagtgattcactcagtcctggtaattccctaacaatgtttgatgtgaagggctggaaaataggtattggcatttgctatgatatcatattcgaggaaatggcacgcatttatcggaacaaag gttgccaaatgctgatatatccggcggcattcaatatgaccactggaccactgcactggtcattacttcagcgttccagaacgaatgacaatcaattatacgtcgcctgtatatcaccggctcgtgttccttcagcaagttatgtcgcatggggacatacacagtcgacaaatccctgggggaaaatcctttacgatttggaaactcaggaaaatatggtggtcaccgatatcg atttgaaagttgttgaggaagtaagggctcagataccttttctcaaagatacattttctcaaagacgtacggatttgtacgacactgtctataaaaaggagtaa
- the LOC126927713 gene encoding G-patch domain and KOW motifs-containing protein-like isoform X5, with product MGLGADKVALQKKNTDSKKEEEEVKIEKGTFVKIIAGKQSNNYGHIEGFDDDAGRLIIKLALGGNIISIQKSMRNIRTRNPRDSSKRWIEKDQCPLTPKTVKMVTKVVIKERKSEVRCRIRTSMIKWGIKNQKDEKGAPNLMMTAIVILKRRDEEKEVTLIVMILIN from the exons atgggtcttggagcagacaaagtagcattgcagaagaaaaatacagattccaaaaaagaagaggaagaagttaaaatcgagaaaggaacatttgtgaaaattatagctggaaaacaaagtaataattatggtcatatagaaggatttgatgatgatgcaggaaggctcataataaaactagctcttggtggaaatataatatct atacaaaaaagtatgaggaatataaggacaaggaatccaagggactcaagcaaaagatggatagaaaaagatcaatgtcccctgaccccgaagacggtgaagatggtgacaaaagtagtaataaaagaaagaaaatcggaagtacgatgcagaataagaacaagtatgataaagtgggggataaaaaatcagaaagacgaaaaaggcgctccgaatctaatgatgacagcgatagtgattctgaaaagaagagacgaagagaaagaagtaactctaatagtaatgattcttataaattaa
- the LOC126927706 gene encoding omega-amidase NIT2-like isoform X2 yields MYYYLKYFPKYAESIPDGETSVALSMAARENSIYVVGGTIPEIEGDKLYNTCTIWGPDGTLIGKHRKVHLFDIDIPNKITFRESDSLSPGNSLTMFDVKGWKIGIGICYDIIFEEMARIYRNKGCQMLIYPAAFNMTTGPLHWSLLQRSRTNDNQLYVACISPARVPSASYVAWGHTQSTNPWGKILYDLETQENMVVTDIGVTALWDYIL; encoded by the exons atgtactattatctaa aatactttccaaaatacgccgagagtattcctgatggtgaaacgagcgttgctttatcgatgGCAGCTAgagaaaacagcatttatgtagttggtggtacgatacctgaaatagagggcgataaattgtacaatacctgtactatttggggtcccgatggaactttgataggaaaacaccggaag gtacatctattcgacatcgacattcccaacaagattacttttcgagagagtgattcactcagtcctggtaattccctaacaatgtttgatgtgaagggctggaaaataggtattggcatttgctatgatatcatattcgaggaaatggcacgcatttatcggaacaaag gttgccaaatgctgatatatccggcggcattcaatatgaccactggaccactgcactggtcattacttcagcgttccagaacgaatgacaatcaattatacgtcgcctgtatatcaccggctcgtgttccttcagcaagttatgtcgcatggggacatacacagtcgacaaatccctgggggaaaatcctttacgatttggaaactcaggaaaatatggtggtcaccgatatcg gggtcacggctttatgggattatatcctttaa
- the LOC126927706 gene encoding omega-amidase NIT2-like isoform X3: MAARENSIYVVGGTIPEIEGDKLYNTCTIWGPDGTLIGKHRKVHLFDIDIPNKITFRESDSLSPGNSLTMFDVKGWKIGIGICYDIIFEEMARIYRNKGCQMLIYPAAFNMTTGPLHWSLLQRSRTNDNQLYVACISPARVPSASYVAWGHTQSTNPWGKILYDLETQENMVVTDIDLKVVEEVRAQIPFLKDTFSQRRTDLYDTVYKKE; this comes from the exons atgGCAGCTAgagaaaacagcatttatgtagttggtggtacgatacctgaaatagagggcgataaattgtacaatacctgtactatttggggtcccgatggaactttgataggaaaacaccggaag gtacatctattcgacatcgacattcccaacaagattacttttcgagagagtgattcactcagtcctggtaattccctaacaatgtttgatgtgaagggctggaaaataggtattggcatttgctatgatatcatattcgaggaaatggcacgcatttatcggaacaaag gttgccaaatgctgatatatccggcggcattcaatatgaccactggaccactgcactggtcattacttcagcgttccagaacgaatgacaatcaattatacgtcgcctgtatatcaccggctcgtgttccttcagcaagttatgtcgcatggggacatacacagtcgacaaatccctgggggaaaatcctttacgatttggaaactcaggaaaatatggtggtcaccgatatcg atttgaaagttgttgaggaagtaagggctcagataccttttctcaaagatacattttctcaaagacgtacggatttgtacgacactgtctataaaaaggagtaa
- the LOC126927713 gene encoding protein FAM133-like isoform X2, giving the protein MGLGADKVALQKKNTDSKKEEEEVKIEKGTFVKIIAGKQNTKKYEEYKDKESKGLKQKMDRKRSMSPDPEDGEDGDKSSNKRKKIGSTMQNKNKYDKVGDKKSERRKRRSESNDDSDSDSEKKRRRERSNSNSNDSYKLKRLKKSKKRKKHDCSSERSSKKHKKKGKEREKVRDKKPRDYADRKKHKRRERSRSRSFSRQ; this is encoded by the exons atgggtcttggagcagacaaagtagcattgcagaagaaaaatacagattccaaaaaagaagaggaagaagttaaaatcgagaaaggaacatttgtgaaaattatagctggaaaacaaa atacaaaaaagtatgaggaatataaggacaaggaatccaagggactcaagcaaaagatggatagaaaaagatcaatgtcccctgaccccgaagacggtgaagatggtgacaaaagtagtaataaaagaaagaaaatcggaagtacgatgcagaataagaacaagtatgataaagtgggggataaaaaatcagaaagacgaaaaaggcgctccgaatctaatgatgacagcgatagtgattctgaaaagaagagacgaagagaaagaagtaactctaatagtaatgattcttataaattaaaaagattgaagaagtcaaagaaacgtaagaagcacgattgctcgtctgaaagatcaagtaagaaacataaaaagaaaggcaaagaaagagaaaaagttagagataagaaacccagagattatgcagacagaaagaaacacaaaagacgagaaagatcaagatctcgatcatttagtaggcagtaa